The Microcella sp. genome includes the window TTCGACGCCGCGCGCATCGTCTTCGGGGCGACGCCCGTGACCTTTCCGGTGACGGTCGCCGTCGTGCAGCGGTACAGCGACGCGAAGTAGCCTCAGGCTGGGGGATGCGCTGCGTCGACAGCCCGCCGGCCGCGACGGCGGCGATCGGTTCGCAGGGGCCAGGGGTCGATGTCAGGCAGCGAGTCGAGCCAGGCGAGGGCCGCTGACTGCAGCAGTCGTGCGGCGTGCTGCGCGGCGGCCTGGGAGGCGCCGCCCGTCGGGTCGACGACCTCGTCAGACGTGCCGCGACGGGGCGCCCAGAGCGTGCGGAAGTTGGCGATGAGGGTGGGCAGATGGTTGCCGGGAAGCGAGATCGCGAGCAGCACACGCTCGACCATGTCGTGCCAGTCGGCTAGGTCGGGCTCGGTCAGGTACATGCGCGCCTCGATGGCTCCCGCGTCGGTCAACTGATACAGCGGCAGATTGTCTGGTGTGCTGCCGGCATCTTCGATGAGCGCGTCGCGACGAAGGCGGTCGAGGGTCGAATACACCTGGCCGACGTTGAGGGGCGCGTCGCGGCGGGTGCGTTCGACGACCTCGGCGTGCAGCTGGTAGCCGTAGGCCGGCCCGAGCGTGAGAACGGCGAGGAGGGAGTGTCGCAGCGTCATGCGTCAACACTATGCCGCGTATGCATGCGCAGAGACTATGCGTGCGCCTGTTCACGCGATTGTCACGAAAGGAATGACACTCTTGTGATTCTGCCGCTCAGTGGGGCATAATTCGTTCCAACGGGCAACCGTTGAAACTGAATACGCCGCACACTCCGTGCCAGGTCGATGGGGAAGTCGCACCTGAACGAAACGGAGTGAACAGTGGCTGATGCAACGGCTCGCGGAGTGCTCTTTGTGCACTCCGCTCCTCGCGCGCTCTGCCCCCACATCGAGTGGGCTGCCGGTCGCGCCATCGATCGCGCCGTGAACTTCGAGTGGATCGAGCAACCCGCGCTCAAAGGTGCCCAACGCACCGAGTTCGTGTGGGAGGGCGAGAGAGGCACGGGCGCGAAGATCGCGAGCGCCCTGCGCGGGTGGGAGCACTTGCGCTACGAGGTCACCGAAGACGCCGGACTCGGCACCGACGGCGGCCGCTGGATGCACACGCCCGACCTCGGCATCTTCTTCGCGCAGACCGATGTCGCCGGCAACACCGTGATACCCGAAGACCGCATCCGCTACGCGATGGAGGTCGCGGGCAGCAACGCACTCGAACTGCACCGTGAGCTGCGACTCGCCCTCGGACAGGCCTGGGATGACGAGCTCGAAGCCTTCCGCCACGCGGGCGACGGCTCACGCGTCGTGTGGCTGCACCGCGCTGGCTAGGTGCGCCGCCGCTTCTGCGGCGCACGCGCTTCGCGCGCCGTACACGCCGCCGCGCTGCGCTGGGCTGGCTAAGTGCGCCGCCGCGCTCCGCTCAGCCGGTTAGACGCTGCGGAAGGCGACGACCGAGTTGTGGCCGCCGAAGCCGAACGAGTTCGAGATGGCCAAGAGCGGCCCGTCGCCGAGCGCTCGCGGCGACGTCACGATGTCGAGCGGAATCTGCTCGTCTTGAGTGTCGAGGTT containing:
- a CDS encoding PadR family transcriptional regulator, with protein sequence MTLRHSLLAVLTLGPAYGYQLHAEVVERTRRDAPLNVGQVYSTLDRLRRDALIEDAGSTPDNLPLYQLTDAGAIEARMYLTEPDLADWHDMVERVLLAISLPGNHLPTLIANFRTLWAPRRGTSDEVVDPTGGASQAAAQHAARLLQSAALAWLDSLPDIDPWPLRTDRRRRGRRAVDAAHPPA
- a CDS encoding DUF3145 domain-containing protein, whose product is MADATARGVLFVHSAPRALCPHIEWAAGRAIDRAVNFEWIEQPALKGAQRTEFVWEGERGTGAKIASALRGWEHLRYEVTEDAGLGTDGGRWMHTPDLGIFFAQTDVAGNTVIPEDRIRYAMEVAGSNALELHRELRLALGQAWDDELEAFRHAGDGSRVVWLHRAG